In one Cryptococcus deuterogattii R265 chromosome 11, complete sequence genomic region, the following are encoded:
- a CDS encoding biotin-acetyl-CoA-carboxylase ligase codes for MPGPAPSAHQVLVYSGPGVSPLSLSHTLLTLRLLLLPHYTVQPAAPDLLADQPWEPSCALLVVPGGRDIPYVDELTDKRQVTHRIREYVQRGGRFLGICAGAYFASAEVSFDVGGGMEVTGKRDLAFFPGPSRGPVFQGFQYASESGSRAVVLNLHESSKLTTLNHIYYNGGGHFVFSSPPPPNVQVLARFQETSSDPSEQLVAAVFTQTGKGRTILSSVHPEYPLSDPPASNAIAKLDVRPSQVEIEMSDKARLSWVEELLIKLGLTPPERLTAADRAKSSVDSEEDPALLLHPTHPSPIFLLSHPKLPQLPEAAVNKPELKGKMKQEDGWNVLRDANDEIRFGTTEATSPERAASEDGITQWLAEARRTRPVFPPSIEDLSLQSDSTPQPPSPPNLHSLTKTILLPSPSVEYSSRWTPLFNFSTYWDELDQARKRSGRRSGVMRQRSDGQGETCSLGDLVLYGETVTSTQTMLDGNPLLLANLSTPLAFLASFQLSGRGRGSNMWLSPPGCLQFSLLLDLPASLSSKMVFIQYIMALAVCEAVDEDGRLGVRIKWPNDIYAEVEGVGGTEIGSGKKGKVKLGGILVNTSYVGGKWRIVVGCGINVLNALPTSSISQLHSLLAAKLSSTSSNKPLPPAPTMEGTFARIMSSFDAKWEQFIEEKGFKGFMDEYHGRWLHSGQTVLLTTTKPPTRVRILSITPDHGLLRCIPISDKPKTSTGLTPLYDRDVDAGEDDRGSWSSPSSSSAPRSTTAGAQAQNQSPFVDLQPDGNSFDLMSGLIKRKV; via the exons ATGCCAGGCCCCGCCCCCTCCGCGCACCAGGTGCTCGTGTACTCCGGCCCGGGGGTGTcccccctctccctctcacACACCCTCCTCaccctccgcctcctcctcctcccccacTACACCGTGCAGCCAGCAGCCCCAGACCTCCTCGCAGACCAGCCATGGGAGCCCTCCTGCGCACTCCTCGTCGTCCCAGGCGGCAGAGACATCCCCTACGTCGACGAGCTCACAGACAAGCGGCAGGTCACGCACAGAATCAGGGAGTATGTCCAACGCGGCGGCCGCTTCCTCGGCATATGCGCCGGAGCGTATTTTGCCAGTGCCGAGGTTAGCTTTGATGTCGGGGGCGGTATGGAAGTTACCGGGAAGAGAGATCTG GCCTTCTTCCCCGGTCCTAGCAGGGGACCCGTATTCCAAGGTTTCCAGTATGCCTCTGAATCCGGATCCAGAGCTGTCGTCCTCAATCTCCACGAGTCTTCCAAGCTCACGACACTCAACCACATCTACTATAATGGCGGAGGCCAtttcgtcttttcctcgccaccgccaccaaACGTCCAAGTCCTCGCTCGCTTCCAAGAAACCTCTTCCGACCCGTCAGAACAGCTCGTCGCCGCCGTCTTCACCCAGACTGGCAAAGGTCGCaccattctctcctctgTTCATCCAGAGTATCCTCTCTCGGACCCTCCGGCAAGTAACGCCATTGCTAAACTGGATGTTCGACCATCTCAAGTAGAGATTGAAATGAGCGACAAGGCTCGTCTGTCGTGGGTCGAGGAATTACTCATCAAGCTGGGGTTGACCCCGCCTGAACGTCTTACCGCTGCAGACCGAGCTAAATCCTCGGTTGACTCGGAAGAAGACCCGGcgctcctccttcatcctactcatccttcacccatcttcctcttgtctCATCCCAAACTGCCTCAATTACCCGAGGCAGCTGTGAACAAGCCGGAACTCAAGGGTAAGATGAAGCAGGAAGACGGCTGGAATGTTTTGCGGGATGCGAATGATGAAATTCGTTTTGGTACTACGGAAGCTACGTCACCTGAACGAGCAGCTTCTGAAGATGGTATCACGCAATGGCTTGCGGAAGCCCGTCGTACCCGACCCGTATTCCCGCCTTCCATCGAAGATCTTTCCCTACAATCCGATTCCACCCCACAACCTCCCTCTCCGCCCAATTTACACTCTCTTACCAAAAcgatccttcttccatcgcCTTCAGTCGAATACTCCTCCAGATGGACTCCATTGTTCAACTTTTCCACCTACTGGGACGAACTTGATcaggcgaggaagaggagcggTAGACGCTCAGGCGTGATGCGCCAGAGATCAGACGGGCAGGGTGAGACATGTTCATTGGGTGACTTGGTCTTGTACGGTGAAACAGTGACGAGTACTCAGACGATGCTTGACGGTAacccccttctcctcgccAATCTCTCTACACCGCTCGCCTTCCTCGCATCCTTCCAACTCTCGGGCCGAGGTCGAGGTTCCAACATGTGGTTATCCCCACCTGGTTGTCTCCAATTTTCActcctcctcgacctccccgcttccctttcatccaAAATGGTTTTCATTCAATACATCATGGCTCTTGCCGTCTGTGAAGCtgtcgatgaggatgggagatTGGGTGTTAGGATCAAGTGGCCCAACGATATCTACGCAGAGGTTGAAGGTGTGGGTGGTACAGAGATCGGTAGCgggaaaaagggcaaggtcAAGTTGGGTGGTATCTTGGTGAACACTAGCTATGTCGgtgggaaatggaggatTGTTGTTG GATGTGGTATCAACGTTCTCAACGCTCTTCCTACATCGTCCATCTCCCAACTCCACTCGTTACTCGCCGCCAAACTTTCTTCCACGTCATCTAATaaacctcttccacctgcGCCTACCATGGAGGGCACTTTTGCTCGTATCATGAGTTCCTTTGATGCCAAATGGGAACAGTTCatcgaggagaagggtttCAAAGGATTCATGGATGAGTACCATGGAAGGTGGTTACATTC CGGGCAAACCGTTCTCCTCACCACGACCAAACCCCCCACCCGCGTCCGTATCCTCAGTATCACCCCAGACCACGGTCTTCTCCGTTGTATCCCCATCTCCGACAAACCTAAAACCTCTACCGGTCTCACACCCTTGTACGACAGGGATGTCGACGCTGGTGAGGATGATCGTGGTTCttggtcttctccttcttcttcttctgctccgAGGTCTACAACTGCTGGGGCACAAGCGCAAAACCAGTCACCGTTTGTGGACCTCCAGCCGGATGGGAATAGTTTTGATTTGATGTCCGGATTGATCAAGCGAAAGGTATAA
- a CDS encoding nucleolar protein 12 — protein MAKHATNKGKAPVTDKNNKRKRDAQDNKQEDAPVALFAAVKDTELDDIFAKSNAFSAPAPVASTSKAHLQTASEPAAKKGKKSPSPEAEEEVEVDEESDSGSAEEEDEDEDEEEDGEDNDAELSEIDEELPDEDDDEDISGAESDDEAAKVKEIKKAKKSKLGKYVPAEESVQDKNRRTAFIGNLPIDAAKSKSTLKQLRAHIMSFVPSAKIESLRFRSVAFATPTAALPTEDPEKDANQRAKREKERAAAWKAKQNADGEDAELDKAKVFIDAKGKRKVAFIKKDFHSEIDSCNAYVVFAYPHPERAANVAPILDPFEAAAKFISAANSSTFCARTIRVDSVRLPSSASLTAGASTSLSKRDAWLPSNTDPKKSLFVGGLDYAAKEEDVRVFFEELVKAERGANKEGSGKWVTGVRIVRDKETQLGKGFGYVHFADRESVEEILAMDAKQIKFAKRTLRVQPCKTIPTANTLQNTIKKVAAGAGGGVSSNKKDKTKKPYVRPGVILKGDPLLGERLKNLSKEERKNIKSSDADRQARRLAKKKAKMSLEKDKAKGAVKLTLTKSEREKTSASKKPKAKKGKKRAPSAVAKMKGSRE, from the exons atggCGAAACACGCTACAAACAAGGGCAAGGCCCCAGTCACCGATAAGAACAATAAGCGCAAGAGGGACGCTCAGGATAACAAGCAGGAAGATGCACCTGTCGCTCTCTTTGCTGCTGTCAAGGATACCGAACTGGACGACATTTTTGCAAAGAGC AACGCCTTTTCTGCGCCTGCACCTGTTGCCAGTACATCAAAAGCTCATCTCCAGACAGCATCTGAGCCTGCTGCcaaaaagggcaaaaagAGCCCTTCACCcgaagcggaagaggaagtggaagtaGACGAGGAAAGTGACAGTGGGAGtgccgaggaagaagatgaagatgaagatgaagaggaagatggagaagataatGATGCCGAGCTTTCCgagattgatgaagagttACcggacgaagatgatgatgaggatatTTCTGGTGCTGAGAGTGACGATGAAGCGGCCAAGGTCAAGGAGATtaaaaaggcaaagaagagcaagctcGGCAAGTATGTGCCTGCTGAGGAATCGGTACAGGACAAGAACAGGAGGACTGCATTCATTGGTAACCTCCCTATCGACGCTGCAAAGTCCAAG TCGACATTGAAGCAACTCCGAGCCCATATCATGTCATTTGTCCCATCCGCCAAAATCGAGTCTCTCCGATTCCGATCTGTTGCCTTTGCTACCCCTACCGCTGCGCTCCCCACTGAGGATCCCGAGAAGGATGCCAACCAGCGTGCGAAACGAGAAAAGGAGCGTGCTGCGGCTTGGAAAGCCAAGCAGAATGCCGATGGAGAGGATGCAGAGCTTGACAAGGCCAAGGTATTTATCGATGccaaggggaagagaaaggttgCTTTTATCAAAAAAGAT TTCCACTCTGAGATTGATTCTTGTAACGCCTATGTCGTCTTTGCCTATCCTCACCCTGAGCGAGCTGCGAATGTTGCCCCTATTCTTGACCCCTTTGAGGCCGCTGCCAAGTTCATCTCGGCCGCGAACAGCAGTACCTTTTGCGCGCGCACGATCCGCGTCGACTCTGTCCGcttaccttcttctgccagTCTCACTGCTGGCGCGTCCACTTCCTTGAGCAAGCGGGACGCTTGGCTGCCTAGTAACACTGATCCCAAGAAGAGTTTGTTTGTGGGTGGTTTGGACTATGCggccaaggaggaggatgtcaGGGTGTTCTTTGAAGAATTGGTCAAGGCTGAGAGAGGTGCAAATAAAGAAGGTAGCGGAAAGTGGGTGACGGGTGTGAGGATTGTAAGAGATAAGGAGACTCAACTCGGCAAGGGTTTCGGTTACGTCCACTTTGCT GACCGAGAAAGCGTGGAAGAGATTCTGGCAATGGACGCTAAACAAATCAAATTTGCCAAACGAACACTTCGTGTCCAGCCATGTAAGACTATCCCTACCGCCAACACGCTTCAAAACACTATCAAAAAGGTTGCTGCCGGCGCTGGCGGCGGTGTATCTTCcaacaagaaggacaagacCAAGAAACCCTACGTCCGACCGGGCGTCATACTCAAGGGCGATCCTTTGCTCGGTGAAAGGCTCAAGAATTTGTCAAAGGAGGAACGAAAGAATATCAAGAGCTCCGACGCTGATCGACAGGCGAGGAggttggcgaagaagaaggccaagatgtctttggagaaggacaaggcaAAGGGCGCGGTCAAGTTGACGTTGACAAAGAgcgagagggagaagacgagTGCGTCAAAGAAGCccaaggcgaagaaggggaagaagagggcgCCGTCTGCTGTTgcaaagatgaagggtTCAAGAGAGTAG